In Thauera aromatica K172, one DNA window encodes the following:
- a CDS encoding carbohydrate porin produces MAPPRIARTALAAALLAAAAGGAAQAATPTQDKLFAELRRLAERVDKLEKRNSELEARLAAPAPAPALAQRVAALEQASKEVAAGLESDRISAREPELVTRLKAVEAKTQAIGAPTRLAEALDGIAVEASVAAVAQRIDGDANADGNDVSLLSWRGDLGITLPAGDIGAGTGEFFAQLRVGQEGEGLPEANPAFTGAYNSLAFQGGAGSQDSYAIVAQAWYQLTTPLGTDPSTPHSLQLTVGKMDPFVFFDQNAIADNEAEKFLNNVFVHNPLLDSGGAVGADDYGFSPGLRLAYRNERSAPDWWQASVAAFGAGEGAKFGRSFTKPFVIGQLEYGRKNQGFDGNYRLYAWRNGQYEGFDGSVDATTGWGLSIDQRVHEDLALFARYGRASSGKAAFDRALTVGGELTGNAWGRGADGVGLAWAWLRASDEFRAEAPLSPDFGYDARGAEQVAELYYRWQVNPQLSLTPDLQYIRRAAADPEAESVTVFGLRGLYAF; encoded by the coding sequence ATGGCGCCCCCGCGCATTGCCCGCACGGCGCTTGCCGCCGCGCTGCTCGCTGCCGCCGCTGGCGGCGCGGCGCAGGCGGCGACCCCGACCCAGGACAAGCTGTTCGCCGAGCTGCGTCGGCTCGCCGAGCGGGTCGACAAGCTCGAAAAGCGCAACAGCGAGCTCGAAGCCCGCCTCGCTGCGCCGGCGCCGGCCCCCGCGCTCGCGCAGCGCGTCGCCGCGCTCGAGCAGGCCAGCAAGGAAGTCGCCGCCGGCCTCGAGAGCGACCGCATCAGCGCCCGCGAACCCGAACTCGTGACCCGCCTGAAGGCGGTCGAGGCCAAGACCCAGGCGATCGGCGCGCCCACCCGCCTGGCCGAAGCGCTCGACGGTATCGCGGTCGAGGCCAGCGTCGCCGCGGTGGCGCAGCGCATCGACGGCGACGCCAATGCCGACGGCAACGACGTCTCGCTGCTGTCGTGGCGCGGCGATCTCGGCATCACCCTGCCTGCAGGCGACATCGGTGCCGGTACCGGCGAGTTCTTCGCCCAGCTGCGCGTCGGCCAGGAGGGTGAAGGCCTGCCCGAGGCCAATCCGGCCTTCACCGGCGCTTACAACAGTCTCGCCTTCCAGGGCGGCGCCGGTTCGCAGGACAGCTACGCGATCGTCGCCCAGGCCTGGTATCAGCTGACGACGCCGCTCGGTACGGACCCGAGCACGCCGCACAGCCTGCAGCTCACCGTGGGCAAGATGGACCCCTTCGTATTCTTCGACCAGAACGCGATCGCCGACAACGAGGCGGAGAAGTTCCTCAACAACGTCTTCGTGCATAACCCGCTGCTCGACTCGGGCGGTGCGGTCGGCGCCGACGACTACGGCTTCAGCCCCGGCCTGCGCCTGGCCTACCGCAACGAGCGCAGTGCGCCGGACTGGTGGCAGGCTTCGGTGGCCGCGTTCGGTGCCGGCGAGGGGGCGAAGTTCGGGCGCAGCTTCACCAAGCCCTTCGTCATCGGCCAGCTCGAGTACGGGCGCAAGAACCAGGGCTTCGACGGCAACTATCGCCTCTATGCCTGGCGCAACGGTCAGTACGAGGGCTTCGACGGCAGCGTCGATGCCACCACCGGCTGGGGCCTGAGCATCGACCAGCGCGTGCATGAAGATCTCGCCCTGTTCGCCCGCTACGGCCGTGCGAGTTCGGGCAAGGCCGCCTTTGACCGCGCGCTGACCGTGGGCGGCGAGCTCACCGGCAATGCCTGGGGCCGTGGTGCCGACGGCGTCGGCCTGGCCTGGGCCTGGCTGCGCGCGAGCGACGAGTTCCGCGCCGAAGCGCCGCTGTCGCCCGATTTCGGCTACGACGCCCGCGGCGCCGAGCAGGTCGCTGAGCTCTACTACCGCTGGCAGGTGAACCCGCAGCTGTCGCTGACCCCCGACCTGCAGTACATCCGGCGGGCCGCCGCCGACCCCGAGGCGGAATCGGTGACGGTGTTCGGCCTGCGTGGACTGTATGCGTTCTGA
- a CDS encoding iron transporter yields MSRIPFCTLVTAALTALSFSAHALEYPIGTPQQRHGMEVAAVYLQPIEMEPDGMMKKASESDIHIEADIRALADNPNGFEEGSWIPYLTVKFEITKVGGDWKQSGDFMPMVASDGPHYGDNIKLDGPGKYTVKYTILPPGEGHGNHFGRHTDRATGVRPWFKPFEVENEFTYVGIGKKGGY; encoded by the coding sequence ATGTCCCGCATCCCGTTTTGCACTCTGGTCACCGCGGCGCTGACAGCGCTGTCGTTCAGCGCCCACGCCCTCGAGTACCCGATCGGTACGCCGCAGCAGCGCCATGGCATGGAAGTGGCGGCCGTCTATCTGCAGCCGATCGAGATGGAACCGGATGGCATGATGAAGAAGGCGAGCGAGTCGGACATCCATATCGAGGCCGACATCCGTGCGCTCGCCGACAACCCGAACGGCTTCGAGGAAGGCAGCTGGATTCCCTACCTGACGGTCAAGTTCGAGATCACCAAGGTCGGCGGCGACTGGAAGCAGTCCGGCGACTTCATGCCGATGGTGGCGAGCGACGGTCCGCACTATGGCGACAACATCAAGCTCGACGGCCCCGGCAAGTACACGGTCAAGTACACGATCCTGCCGCCGGGCGAGGGGCACGGCAACCACTTCGGCCGCCACACCGACCGCGCCACCGGAGTGCGGCCGTGGTTCAAGCCTTTCGAAGTGGAGAACGAATTCACCTATGTCGGCATCGGCAAGAAGGGCGGCTACTGA
- a CDS encoding heavy metal sensor histidine kinase codes for MIRIRSLTARLASLFAALTASLLVLAAVLFGRMLEAHFQELDLHELNGKLALIRNALQDESGDSALAERIQVLERAFVGHESVGVLLRAIDGRVVHVIHPEHFTLAQRAGTPLAATMGDGAGDWSVEGRPHRGVEARVALPGAGAGDAAVEVLVALDLSHHAHFLASVRSATWGGVAVAALVAALFGWLAAHRGLAPLRRVTETARRLSARQLGERLAAGDAPLEVRDHVEAFNGMLARLEAAFQRLADYSADIAHELRTPVSNLMTQTQVALSRPRTAEEYQDILASNLEEYERIARMVSDMLFLAKADGNTLARGGESIDLAREADALIDFYEALADERRVRIVRTGGATVRGDRAMLRRALSNLISNALRHTPAGGEITIAIESDDARIRLVVSNVGDPIPADQLERIFDRFHRGNAQRESHGEGAGLGLAITRSIVRAHGGEISARSSEGITRFAIAIPRHTSTSAT; via the coding sequence ATGATCCGCATCCGTTCGCTGACCGCGCGCCTGGCAAGCCTTTTCGCGGCCCTGACCGCCTCCCTGCTGGTATTGGCGGCGGTGCTTTTCGGACGCATGCTGGAGGCGCACTTCCAGGAACTGGACCTGCACGAATTGAACGGAAAGCTCGCCCTCATCCGCAATGCCCTGCAGGATGAGAGCGGGGATTCCGCGCTGGCGGAGCGCATCCAGGTGCTCGAGCGCGCCTTTGTCGGGCACGAAAGCGTCGGCGTCCTGCTGCGAGCAATCGACGGGCGCGTGGTGCACGTCATTCATCCGGAGCATTTCACCCTCGCGCAACGTGCGGGCACGCCCCTCGCCGCTACGATGGGCGACGGGGCGGGCGACTGGTCGGTCGAGGGGCGGCCCCATCGCGGGGTCGAGGCCCGCGTCGCGCTGCCGGGGGCCGGCGCGGGCGATGCCGCAGTCGAAGTCCTGGTGGCGCTGGATCTGTCGCATCACGCGCACTTCCTCGCCTCTGTGCGCAGCGCGACCTGGGGGGGCGTGGCCGTGGCGGCGCTGGTGGCGGCCCTGTTCGGATGGCTTGCCGCTCACCGGGGGCTCGCTCCGCTGCGCCGGGTCACCGAGACCGCCCGCAGGCTCTCGGCCCGGCAGCTGGGCGAACGGCTTGCGGCCGGCGATGCGCCCCTTGAGGTGCGTGACCATGTCGAAGCCTTCAATGGCATGCTCGCCCGCCTGGAAGCCGCGTTCCAGCGCCTTGCCGACTATTCGGCGGATATCGCGCACGAGCTGCGCACGCCGGTCTCGAACCTGATGACCCAGACCCAGGTCGCGCTGTCGCGGCCGCGCACGGCCGAGGAATACCAGGACATCCTCGCCTCCAACCTCGAGGAATACGAGCGCATCGCGCGCATGGTCAGCGACATGCTGTTCCTTGCCAAGGCGGATGGAAACACGCTCGCCCGCGGGGGCGAGTCGATCGATCTGGCCCGCGAGGCCGATGCGCTGATCGACTTCTATGAAGCGCTCGCCGATGAGCGCAGAGTCCGCATCGTGCGCACGGGCGGGGCGACCGTTCGGGGCGACCGCGCGATGTTGCGGCGGGCACTGTCGAACCTGATCTCGAACGCCTTGCGCCACACGCCGGCGGGCGGCGAAATCACGATCGCGATCGAATCCGACGACGCTCGCATCCGCCTGGTCGTGAGCAACGTCGGCGACCCCATCCCCGCCGATCAGCTCGAGCGCATCTTCGACCGCTTCCACCGCGGCAATGCCCAGCGTGAGTCTCACGGCGAGGGGGCGGGACTGGGGCTCGCAATCACGCGCTCGATCGTTCGCGCACATGGGGGGGAGATCAGCGCTCGATCCTCCGAAGGCATCACCCGATTCGCGATCGCCATCCCCCGGCATACTTCGACCTCGGCCACTTGA
- a CDS encoding heavy metal response regulator transcription factor, which yields MKILIVEDEIKTGDYLRQGLTEAGFVADLARDGLDGLHLALNGDYDLVVLDVMLPSLDGWGILQTLRRNNRAMPVLFLTARDQVEDRVRGLELGADDYLVKPFAFSEFLARVRTLLRRGRSQEPEMLRSANLELDLLRRRVTRCGQRIDLTAKEFALLELLLRRKGEVLPRSLIASQVWDMNFDSDTNVIEVAVRRLRVKVDDPFEPKLIRTVRGMGYVLEAMEPA from the coding sequence ATGAAAATCCTCATCGTCGAAGACGAGATCAAGACCGGCGACTACCTGCGCCAGGGACTGACCGAGGCCGGATTTGTCGCCGACCTCGCCAGGGACGGGCTCGATGGGCTGCACCTCGCACTCAATGGCGACTACGACCTCGTCGTGCTCGATGTGATGCTGCCTTCGCTCGATGGCTGGGGAATCCTGCAGACGCTGCGCCGCAACAACCGGGCGATGCCGGTGCTGTTCCTGACCGCGCGTGATCAGGTCGAGGACCGGGTCCGCGGCCTCGAACTCGGCGCCGACGACTACCTGGTCAAGCCTTTCGCGTTTTCCGAGTTCCTTGCGCGTGTGCGCACGCTCCTGCGCCGGGGGCGGAGCCAGGAACCCGAGATGCTGCGCTCGGCGAACCTGGAGCTGGATCTGCTGCGCCGCCGGGTGACCCGCTGCGGGCAACGCATCGACCTGACCGCCAAGGAATTCGCCCTGCTCGAACTGCTGCTGCGGCGCAAGGGCGAGGTGCTGCCGCGCTCCCTGATCGCTTCGCAGGTCTGGGACATGAACTTCGACAGCGACACCAACGTGATCGAGGTCGCCGTTCGCAGGCTGCGGGTAAAGGTCGACGACCCCTTCGAGCCCAAGCTGATCCGCACCGTGCGCGGCATGGGCTACGTGCTCGAAGCGATGGAGCCGGCCTGA
- a CDS encoding cupredoxin domain-containing protein, translating into MQSRRRFLTLGLAAGVLSLHRGAFAHGNAEHVDKAASEPPKEQQEWGIAGDEKSVSRTIAIMMTDEMRFVPDRIEVRLGETIRFAHENRGAVMHEMVVGTPKTLAEHAEMMQRFPGMEHDEPWMAHVAPGRRGEMTWHFNRAGEFQFACLIPGHFQAGMIGTIKVG; encoded by the coding sequence ATGCAAAGTCGTCGTCGGTTTCTCACACTCGGCCTCGCCGCCGGGGTTCTCAGCTTGCACCGCGGTGCGTTCGCCCATGGCAATGCCGAGCATGTCGACAAAGCAGCGTCCGAACCTCCAAAGGAGCAGCAGGAATGGGGGATTGCGGGCGATGAGAAATCCGTCTCGCGCACGATCGCCATCATGATGACCGACGAAATGCGCTTCGTGCCGGACCGCATCGAGGTACGCCTGGGCGAGACGATCCGCTTCGCCCACGAAAATCGAGGTGCGGTGATGCACGAGATGGTGGTCGGTACGCCCAAGACCCTGGCCGAGCACGCGGAGATGATGCAGCGCTTTCCCGGGATGGAACATGACGAGCCATGGATGGCGCATGTCGCGCCAGGTCGGCGCGGCGAGATGACCTGGCACTTCAACCGCGCCGGCGAATTCCAGTTCGCCTGCCTGATTCCAGGCCACTTCCAGGCCGGCATGATCGGCACGATCAAGGTTGGCTGA
- a CDS encoding copper-binding protein, protein MKKTLITTALLALLGGGAPLAFAQADHDAHHGGASAPSEADAKLSEGTVKKIDKSAGKLTIAHGPLESLGMPAMTMAFRAAEPGMLDQVKAGDKIRFAVERVGGALTVTALEAAQ, encoded by the coding sequence ATGAAGAAAACCCTCATCACCACTGCACTCCTGGCCCTGCTCGGCGGCGGCGCCCCGCTTGCGTTCGCGCAGGCCGATCACGATGCACACCACGGCGGAGCGAGTGCCCCGAGCGAAGCCGATGCCAAGCTGTCCGAGGGCACGGTCAAGAAGATCGACAAGTCGGCAGGCAAGCTCACCATCGCCCATGGCCCGCTCGAATCGCTCGGCATGCCGGCGATGACCATGGCGTTCCGCGCGGCCGAGCCGGGCATGCTCGATCAGGTCAAGGCGGGCGACAAGATCCGCTTCGCGGTCGAGAGGGTCGGCGGCGCGCTGACGGTCACCGCCCTCGAAGCCGCTCAGTGA
- a CDS encoding TolC family protein, which produces MKSIFAAPSSHLPRPATLALVLALTLGSGGAWSQGSPDAPALGASPETLIDHARQSNPGFAAARAEALAAQERVTPAGALPDPTFEVELMDATNTMNGRSASLLPGQVGETRYRITQPLPGWGKRELAVKAATAQATQADAMRDTSWAELAAKIETLWLRYYAADREHALTREGLTLLQSLEQLSLARYELGLLPQQAVLRMQREITAQRLALVEVEQRRKGLAAGLNGLLGRAHDAPLAPPDNPAPLPERLEATVLFEAAASANPEVNAAGSGIDVASAERERTYRNRLPDFAVGVRNNRPYEGKASWDVMFEVMIPLQQSSRRAREREAEYMLLAAEARREDARARTSGELGSAWSMYVQGRETLRLLQHTLLPQAQATRDASQAALASGKVDFDSVIEAERQLIDIRTRQLQTELETRLALTEIRKLTGEFK; this is translated from the coding sequence ATGAAATCCATCTTCGCAGCCCCCTCATCTCACCTGCCGCGCCCGGCGACGCTTGCGCTGGTGCTCGCGCTCACGCTCGGAAGCGGCGGTGCCTGGAGCCAAGGCTCACCCGACGCCCCGGCGCTCGGCGCGAGCCCCGAGACGCTGATCGACCATGCGCGCCAGAGCAACCCCGGCTTTGCCGCTGCGCGCGCCGAAGCCTTGGCCGCGCAGGAGCGCGTGACGCCGGCCGGCGCGCTGCCCGATCCGACCTTCGAAGTCGAGCTGATGGACGCCACCAACACCATGAACGGGCGCTCGGCTTCGCTGCTGCCCGGCCAGGTGGGGGAGACACGCTACCGCATCACCCAGCCGCTGCCCGGCTGGGGCAAGCGCGAGCTGGCGGTGAAGGCGGCCACAGCCCAGGCGACTCAGGCCGATGCGATGCGCGATACCTCCTGGGCCGAGCTTGCGGCAAAGATCGAGACGCTGTGGTTGCGCTACTACGCCGCCGACCGCGAGCACGCCCTCACCCGCGAGGGGCTGACCCTGCTGCAAAGCCTGGAGCAGCTCAGCCTCGCTCGTTACGAGTTGGGTCTTCTGCCGCAGCAGGCGGTGCTGCGCATGCAGCGCGAGATCACCGCCCAGCGCCTCGCGCTGGTCGAGGTCGAGCAGCGGCGCAAGGGCCTCGCCGCCGGGCTCAACGGCCTGCTCGGCCGCGCGCATGACGCCCCGCTGGCGCCGCCGGACAATCCCGCCCCCCTGCCCGAGCGGCTCGAGGCGACCGTGCTGTTCGAGGCCGCGGCGAGCGCCAACCCGGAGGTGAATGCCGCCGGCTCCGGCATCGACGTCGCCAGCGCCGAGCGCGAACGCACCTACCGGAACCGTCTGCCGGACTTCGCCGTCGGCGTGCGCAACAACCGTCCCTACGAAGGCAAGGCCTCATGGGACGTGATGTTCGAGGTGATGATCCCGCTGCAGCAGTCCAGCCGTCGCGCCAGGGAGCGCGAAGCCGAGTACATGCTGCTGGCGGCCGAGGCGCGGCGCGAGGACGCCAGGGCGCGCACTTCCGGCGAGCTCGGCAGCGCCTGGTCGATGTATGTGCAGGGCCGCGAGACCTTGCGCCTGCTCCAACACACGCTGCTGCCGCAGGCGCAGGCTACGCGCGATGCCAGCCAGGCCGCGCTCGCCAGCGGCAAGGTCGACTTCGACAGCGTGATCGAAGCCGAGCGCCAGCTCATCGACATCCGCACGCGCCAGCTTCAGACCGAACTCGAAACGCGGCTGGCGCTGACCGAAATCAGGAAATTGACAGGGGAATTCAAGTGA
- a CDS encoding efflux RND transporter periplasmic adaptor subunit → MSAAVRKTTIAVAVAIAAGAGYWFAQTQHAATPAAAGAAPTAPAAASAEAGAVGERQILYYRNPMGLPDTSPVPKKDSMGMDYIPVYADDKPDDSGAVVVSPARIQTLGVKTAEVELRTVDAAVRASGRIEIDERTQVVVAPRFEGWIERLHVNAVGDPVKKGQPLFTAYSPELQSTGEELRIAERLARQSAAQDPVASESARRLAEATRARLRNLEVAGQASARQVFHAPVSGVVLEKEAIQGGRFMPGEALFRIADLSKVWIIADVYEQDLARVQRGQSAQVTLEAYPGRSFAARVDYLYPTLDAATRSTRVRLELDNPEGLLRPGMFAQVALAAGDATPKLTVPGSAIIDDGERRVVLLALDEGRFKPQPVKLGQRGRDAVEVLEGVAAGDRVVVSANFLIDSESQLKAALSNLIAPEAGEPAQASPTRYQAEGTFDALDAEAGSVTMTHGEIPALQWPAMTMDFVIADPALVQGIVPGTPVRFVFEAGAPGEYRITGIEPLAGAAPTPAPTAAPAAGGHGRH, encoded by the coding sequence GTGAGCGCTGCCGTCCGGAAGACGACAATCGCCGTAGCAGTCGCGATCGCTGCGGGTGCGGGGTACTGGTTTGCACAGACGCAACATGCGGCAACACCTGCGGCGGCCGGTGCTGCCCCCACCGCCCCGGCCGCCGCATCCGCCGAAGCCGGTGCGGTGGGGGAGCGCCAGATCCTCTACTACCGCAACCCGATGGGCCTGCCCGACACCTCGCCGGTGCCGAAGAAGGACTCGATGGGCATGGATTACATCCCGGTCTATGCCGACGACAAGCCCGACGACAGCGGCGCGGTGGTGGTCAGTCCGGCGCGCATCCAGACCCTGGGGGTGAAGACCGCCGAAGTCGAACTGCGCACGGTAGACGCCGCGGTGCGTGCCAGCGGCCGGATCGAGATCGACGAGCGCACCCAGGTGGTGGTGGCGCCGCGCTTCGAGGGCTGGATCGAGCGCCTGCATGTGAATGCGGTGGGCGATCCGGTGAAAAAGGGCCAGCCGCTGTTCACCGCCTACAGCCCCGAGCTGCAATCCACCGGCGAGGAGTTGCGCATCGCCGAGCGCCTGGCCCGCCAGAGCGCCGCCCAGGATCCGGTCGCCAGCGAGTCCGCCCGCCGTCTCGCCGAGGCCACGCGGGCGCGCCTGCGCAATCTGGAAGTAGCCGGCCAGGCCAGCGCACGCCAGGTCTTCCACGCCCCGGTGAGCGGCGTGGTGCTGGAGAAGGAAGCCATCCAGGGCGGCCGCTTCATGCCGGGCGAGGCATTGTTCCGCATCGCCGACCTGTCGAAGGTATGGATCATCGCCGATGTGTATGAACAGGATCTCGCCCGCGTGCAGCGCGGCCAGAGCGCCCAGGTCACGCTCGAGGCCTACCCCGGTCGCAGCTTTGCGGCGCGGGTCGATTACCTCTATCCGACGCTCGACGCCGCCACGCGCAGCACGCGCGTGCGCCTCGAACTGGACAACCCGGAGGGCCTGTTGCGCCCCGGGATGTTCGCCCAGGTCGCGCTGGCGGCGGGCGATGCCACGCCGAAGCTCACCGTGCCGGGCTCGGCGATCATTGACGATGGCGAGCGCCGGGTCGTGCTGCTCGCCCTTGACGAGGGCCGCTTCAAGCCGCAGCCGGTGAAGCTGGGCCAGCGCGGCCGCGACGCGGTCGAAGTATTGGAGGGAGTTGCAGCGGGCGATCGCGTGGTGGTCTCGGCCAACTTCCTGATCGACTCGGAGAGTCAGCTCAAGGCCGCGCTCTCCAACCTGATCGCCCCCGAAGCCGGCGAGCCGGCTCAGGCGAGTCCGACCCGTTACCAAGCCGAAGGCACCTTCGATGCCCTCGATGCCGAAGCCGGCAGCGTGACGATGACGCACGGCGAGATCCCCGCCCTCCAGTGGCCGGCGATGACCATGGACTTCGTGATCGCCGACCCGGCGCTGGTGCAGGGCATTGTCCCGGGCACACCGGTGCGCTTCGTGTTCGAGGCGGGCGCGCCCGGCGAGTACCGCATCACCGGCATCGAGCCGCTTGCAGGCGCGGCGCCCACACCTGCCCCCACAGCCGCGCCGGCCGCCGGCGGCCACGGGAGACACTGA